The genome window gacagtctttaaggcctattaattgcagttaaagttgaaaacgtggactcgcacactgcagtactacatctttttttttcattaagattataattaaatggacgcatcgcttcatgtaatcgtgattcaaatgccatctatacacagaacaaagaattattatcgacgacttctgtggcccaatggttgggcatgtggcagcttaatccgggagtcgcgggttcgaatcctgccaacggaacaaaaagtttttaaaggtataataaaaatcttaactatataatgtatagtttatataagaataaagtatacttctgttgtctaatacctgtaatgcaagtcctttaggtcttcctttttagggttccgtacccaaagggtaaaaacgggaccctattactgagacttcgatgtctgtccgtctgtttccaggctgtaactcaagaacggtaatagctagagaaatgaaattttcacagattatgtatttctgttgccgctataacaacaaacactaaaaacaaaataaattaaatatttaaaacgtgatttttctaacattttttgcttaactatcaatgatgacaacaggtaggcacttgaaattttcacaaaggccttaataatatatgtaatttaataaataagtaataataaaagttaaaaaatatatatttaagggttaggtaggtaagtaggtcccatactatttttgctctataacggtatgtgcgcggtataacccttcgtgcgcgggtccgactcgcacttggccgattattggtatttttaaggtagggcattgtgattttaaggtagggcattgccccactatgcccccccctagctacggccctgcAGGTGCCAAGTTAATTTCTGCATGTTATACATTTGGAAAGAAGCCAATTATTAATATCTTATTTATGgtacatacaataatatgtttgtaTAAACAACAGTGACcccaatttatttttaaattgcaatGTTTACAAAATTGACTATAAATAGCtaggaattgttattttgtcATTGGTTGTACTTTTAAAAGTTGAATAACCTGCTGAGAACTGATGCATATAAACATCAGGTACAGTCTTTCTTAAGATATTGTACCTTATTCTAATAccaataacaaaagaatgtctGTCAGAGAATATCTGATCTAGTGTAACTATGTAAGGAAGGATAACATTGTTAATCCTTCTATGTATTATTCTGTTCAactgaacaatattttaaaataaaataagtaaattccAATTCAAtgcaattaaataaataaactaactTTATTTACCAGCAAAATGCTTTAGGAAAACAAAGAACATGTTAGACAATTCCAAGCATATTGAACACTATGTCTAACATGATGACAAAAACTCATTTAGAGAATATAAAGTTGCTAACCCTTTCACAAAATGTTTTCAGTAAGAAAGCTGTTGAAGAAGTATGCCGCATTGGAAAAACATGCATACTTGATATTGAAATTGAAGGAGTCAAACAGATCAAACGTACAGACTTAAATCCTCTGCTTGTATTTGTGATGCCACCATCCATCGAGGAACTGGAAAGAAGATTACGTATGAGAAACACAGAAACTGAAGAGTCTTTAAAGAAACGCCTTGACACAGCTCGAAAAGAGATTGAATATGgtaatttaatttaacttttacatACTGCACATTTTCAATCTAttatttatctataataatatgtaattaaatcactgaaccgatttttatgaaattttatgtaactttttttttatgaaataagggggcaaacgagcaagcaggtcatctgatggaaagcaacttctgtcgcccatggacactcgcagcatcaaaagagctgcaggtgcgttgccggccttttaaaagggaatagggtaattataggggagagtagggaagggagggtagggaagggatgggaaaggaaggaaataggggaggatagggaaggggagggaaggaaataggggagggtagggaaggtaattgggcctccggtaaactcactcactcggcgaaacacagcgcaagcgctgtttcacgccggttttctgtgagaacgtggtatttctccagtcgagccggcccattcgtgtcgaagcatggctcttccacgttaaAACTTTAGGTGAGTCTGATTCAAAATTAGAAAacgaatataaaaatatgttaacaaTATTTTCAGGTATGGTGCCTGGAAACTTTCACATTACCATTGTTAATGACAACTTGGATAAAGCTTACTCAGAGCTACGTGATTTTATTTCTCAAAACTTCAATCATAAAGTTGAAGGTAAGTGTCAATTTGCTTAATTACATTAAACATTTTATGACCATTTGTTGGTTCTGATAATAGAAAACATCAGAGAAAATTTATTGCCAGAATAACATTATTTGGTCAAGTCATGTTAATCAATGTGGAGTTATCTGAACCATGTTTGCCTATAAGGTAACCCCTGGATCGTGACAAAAATCTAGGTAGTACGCCAAAACACGATGGCGCCCGGCCTTACcctttttgtacaaataatataatatctttacaACCaaaccatattttatgtttgtgtaagAAACATTATAATAGCTAAGCtaatctatcaagccatcataatatagtattcaGTCTGATGTGATATTCGTTTCACAAGTATAAAATTTGGAAAGTATGTTGCTGACTATTTCACAAGAAATAAAtgaatactttattataatctTCATTTCTGCTTATGTTGGATGCCATTGAATAAATCATGTGCAGTTTGTTTCGTGATTAAATTTCCAAATCATACTATATTACTACaacattaataagtaataattgtaaAGAAAACAAAAACTTTAGTTATGCTAAAACATTGAACTATTTATATTGACAATAATTAAATCAAATACTAAAACTTATCTTGAGTTTGTTTAGTATTTCTAAATCATTGGTCAATCTTAATATTTTCTGCATGACCTTTATCACAATTTATCACAATGTTATGAAagtttaacaataacaatatttggttttgttataaaattatcatattTGCCTAAATATTTGATTATAATTGTTTTGCTTAGTAAATTGTATATCTCtaaaccttaaaaaaaaaataactatacagTAGGTATACCATCACGTAATTTGCCTGTTACTCAGTTTTTGTTTGAGTTTATAACTAGAATACCTACACATATTAAAGCTTTTAACCCAAAATTAATCAGTGAGAAATGGTGTTTGAAgcaagaattttttaaaatgaatgttaaataaatgttaaagcggggattaatctcaatccaaaacgataactttgcacacaaccaaagaccaagcgtatatgcatcgcaataagattcattttagcttagcataaaactgaaatcactcgagcggattttctctatttttcatgttttttttaagtatctttggaaataaacattaagaaacaaaattgttcagttaaagaatttttaatatagataagctaacaatttattcaaataaaatgtataattattatcctagttaatacttatatttcgatgaaatagatttttatcggaggtgagtttgtaaattaattacagccaaagtattaagttttattaaaatgtttatggtttaaggtattttaaatattctgctttatacctcatattttttttaaaacttcgttattatattggaactaggtaaaccggaagtcgcggaataacaaattgggctttatcctcgccttaagtttGAGTTGACCCTTGTGTGgtacttttttgtagttaaagTCCTTAACTAACTAATATGTCACTAATACTTACATTCCAGAACAAAACTCCACCCAGGACAAGTGAACATAGCATGGAACCCATAACATTTGCGTCTATGAAGTTACCCGGAGTATTAGACTAACCATAGAAGCATTATTTAACTATAGTAATTATAGAAATGTTACCTGAATGTTTGGGCTGTAAgcctaattaaaaataaatttaatgatAGTTTAGTAGAAGTTCTCCTGATTTCGCTTagtgtattttgttttgtcatttTCACAAGAACTCAGAAAAATTTCTTAAACAATGAGAATGAGACATTATTCACAAATACTTACAGGCTGGATTGCACTGAGACCGACTTTTATTTGTGCTATTTAAAAACGAATTTAGCATCTTCGCGTCTTGGTGCGATCTGACTCAAAGGGTGTCTAGTCTATTATTTGGAATTTGGAAATCAATTTTAAAACTACAGTAAAATTCTTCCGTTaaaatttcaatataaaaaaaaactttatatttaaattttaacagaAGAATTAcgtttttcataataaaaaaatcgcatAATACTACAATTTTTTTAGAAAGGTATAcaccattgaggaaattgattcctaggcagttgacagaccaacgtgtCACTTGGTCGGATCAtattaattcaatgttattataattattgtgatctgccggctgggtttgacgtaacgtagCCAccaaccaaactacgtaggtcccatctgcctaggaatcaacttctctgatagtacataatattataattattatactgatTATTGAAGAATTAAGTCATTGgccatttaaaataattgttctCTGCTTGTTTGCATACAAGCATAAACctcgaaatattttattttggtatAGTAATATGTGTGTAGATTCTAATAGAGTTTAGAAGATTATAATAGGTAGTTGCTAGATGTATGAGAATCGCTAAtacgttttataattattactgtgcTCATAATGTGTTATGCTTGTTTCAGCTTGTATCTAAGAAATTTTGTGGtcctaacaatatttttttacattgatgAAATGGAATAAGGAAATAAACTTGACTACTGTGCATTTAACAATGACCAATTTTACAGTTTATAAGAACAGATTGCGACTTCAAATAAAGACTACTTAGGGATgtgtataataaacaaaaaacatatataatatgtattataatatgtgcaGGATTATATGTTGGGGTGACGGAAAGCCAGATTTCTTCACTACGTACGACATCCATTCAGAGAAATGTATCCACTTGGCATAAAACATCctaaaggacataatattatgtattccttgataacaataatattcataatattataacctttaGTGTAGACTGTGCAGACAATTCTTATATTgtttcttatttaaaatttataactgTTGAAGGTTTTCAAGTTTAGAAATGTTAATTGTTGACTATGCAATGTAagcattacatattatatagaaaatttGTAGTACATACTTCAcaatattaagtttaaaatgAAATGAGTCCTTTTAAATACCGTACATTCCCTAAATTGTATTATCTACTCTAATTAAATTGTGCCAACAAAAATCGCCATTTCATATACTTATAATGTTTTCTCGAATTATTAATATAGTTCTGTAATACTAGtcacgatttttttaataggTCCTTTTAGGGGGCGAAACTGCCATTAGTTAGTGTTGGCGCACGAAATTCAAGAGTACCGTAGTAAAAATATATAGGGCAAAGTGGGGAAGCTGCGGAATATTATACTGTACCGTGtagtttacaaaaatattacaaattgtGAGTGTCTCTAATTTCTCACCGTAAAAacttttttgatattataataatttgtatggcATCAAATTAATTAGTTTGTATGCCACTAGGGGCGCTGTTTCGATGCCACACAACACATTTAACGTGCATAATTACTCGTTCACAAATCACACTATGGTACGATCTTGAATTTCAAAGCTCTTATTTATAGTCCAAACTTtcataacttataatattatattatttactataccAGTGCTACTTATGTTTTAAGACTGTTTAGCCCAACATTGCCCTAGAAAAATAAACAGTTGAtgaatattacatacaaaataatattggttTTGCCTTAACTACTATGTATTTAATTCATGTTCTGCATAATTAATCCATTTTGCTATTGCTCCTTGGCAATCGTCGTTTTTCAGATGTCTCTCATTTCTTAACTATAATAACGAAGATGACCAAGCTAAAAGGCAAATGGTTTCACTGTATACTTTTTCATTTGTTATTTTGTTAGTCTGATTTTTGGTTGTGAGTTGTAAGCACTCGTGCAttgataatattgtatattgtaatgtaatacGTTTCACTAGAAcctattttacttaaatataattttataaatctgCTTATTATGTTGCTTTTAATTCATtattgtatagtctgtcaagaaagtgaagaaagtgaagaaattaaaaagatgcgacccggtctcaagacgcggttcggctcagtgattggtccaaattttgacagccaaccaatcacagagcctgaaccgtgtttgaccgagatgcatcttgagtactgactatttatacccataaatcatccctttcaaatcaatctaaaaaaagggatgtcactacgatgttgccactttttaatttcttgactttcttgacagactatatgtcACATATTAAAGTAAGTCAttccatcataataattatatttccatTTGTGAACTGTAGAACcctttgtttatttatattgtcTTTGTAATAAATGTATAGCTAGAACAATATCTGTATTTTTGGCATTTTAATCCCAGATCcctttactttaaaattaaagtttaaattaaaccCTAATGTTACGTTTGTCCTAGCGAGCTTTCTGAATTATTGTTATCAATAACTCTATAATCTAAACGCGACATAAAATAAACAAGTCATTAACTCAATAAGTTGCAAGTTTAGTTCTATTTAAAATAGTCGAATgtgaaaataatttgttttcttgtttcgtactttttagagcgtgttttagcagtcgggttttagtttgcaaacttcatttttatttcaattatttcggGGCTATGATTCGCTCGATAAACATAACCTTTCCTACTCCTCAAAAGGAGGATCATAAGGATTTTTAACAATGTAATTGGTTCATTTGGTTCTAGTGAGCAAATGAAtagttatttatacttattgcaTTCTTGAATGTGTTCTAGAAGTGATTTATGAATTCTTGCAATTATCAGGTGATTGCTAACCCGTGAGAAATAGCTATTGCTTTCTAtgtttacatattatttgaaatgtgctaacaaagctctttcatttgataccccacacgacaccgtcaggaattttttttttcttaactttaAGTCCCCTAGATGGCGCTACAGTCTATTTAACGTGATATCTTATAGCCCATAACCAGCGGACAACCAAGACTCAAGAGGCTTCTAACGACACCTCATTTGTCCAAATAAGAtaagtagttttaaagttacgagggaacCGATGAacatccatagtccatacccacatacatacatacaggtcaaaatcataaccctcctttttgcttcgccgtagtcgggtaataataatattataatagctcccacaccggtttcggtgacggtggccggtttcattgaaaccaggccagctacgcaggagtaattttatagtgcccaagtgtgtgcgcagtacacgagcactctctattcctttactctcataaccctgtGGGACGGCAGaacgacacgaccggcgagagatcaggcgcaggaccgactttttacatgcccatccgacgcatggatcatcttacttgtcagacaatcaggtgatcagcctgcattgtcctaaccaaacttggaaataacatgtttccaacgcgggaatcgaacccacgacttccgagtcaagagccgcgctctgtaccactagaccacggaggcgtcaataataataatattacttttccATTCCAATAATATtactacttatataatatattataattgagcACTGTTAATGTGTTAATACAGTACAGTCTGGAAATTAGTTCAAACAATAATTGCTGTTTGATTTCCGAATAATAtaaaacactgaaatattttattttttttacgcaGTGATATGCTGTGtcgcattcgacgcaggggatggggactcccgctgcggatatgtggggctcgccgcggcgaagatggtgagtgccgcggccctacccactaaaacactgCGATGTTCCTGACTCCTACAACTGGCGGATGCACGGGTCTCGACGAGCATTTCATTTTACTTGCCGCTAGAGGATACTTAACATTTGGGGCTTGGGCGCAGTTTGTGAAATCTACAGGTTGTTTGATATATTGTGTCTTTCGAGAGCTATTCAACAGGTTTAACAGCAGATACTGTACATTTTGCACTTGCTGCAATGATTGTTGCAGCAAGATACAAAATCACCATGCAGATCTTACcgtttactatttattttaattttattatttaataataaagtaccTATACATATAATTGAGGTTTTTGTGACAATTTCAAGTgcaatccataatggcaacatgtaggtTGCCAtcatggattacgagccaaaaataccaaaaaatcactctgtgaaaatttcagaagtctagctatagcggttcttgaggtacagcctggagacagacagacggacagacatcgaagtctcagtaatagggtcccgtttttaccctttgggtacggaaccctaaaaagaaagcTAATTTGGATTTCGGAACTGTGACAGAGTAtgttaattttcaaaattttcacaGTAGGTACACACAGTTGTAATTTTGGGTGATGAGTAAAAACATGAAAATGGaagatttaataaatttttactattgtcaaaaaacttaataatttacaattttcatATTCTCTAAAGAAAAAGTtgacatgtactatcagagaagttgattcctatgcaaatcggggacctaagtagtttggttgcgttacgtcaaacccagctgacagatcacaattaacattgaattgacaaattcgaccaaataacgttggtctgtcaattgcataggaatcaacttcctcgatggtacctttaaaagaaataataatagtattactTAGTTCTTGTCAGTAATGAAACCTACAATAatgttagtaattagtatgcTATTATTATCTAgtcttgtttataatataaactaataaGTTGTGAATTGATATGTAGAATGAACAAAAACATCATTACATTGTATTTGTAACTAAAGCTACCACAAAACTTGTTACTAGCGAATAAAGTTTCTAACATGAAAATTTTAGTTGTTAGTCTACAGAGCTGAGTAACTAAAAATGTCCATGGGCATAAAATCAATTACACAATAAtttcaatcataataattatcagtCACATTTTATAGCAACAGTTACCGGTAGCAAGACCAA of Aricia agestis chromosome 9, ilAriAges1.1, whole genome shotgun sequence contains these proteins:
- the LOC121730217 gene encoding guanylate kinase isoform X1 encodes the protein MVQKGPRPLVLCGPSGSGKSTLLKRLLNEFPDKFGFSVSHTTRNPRPGEKDGVHYHFTNSNDMQAAIENGEFIETATFSGNMYGTSKKAVEEVCRIGKTCILDIEIEGVKQIKRTDLNPLLVFVMPPSIEELERRLRMRNTETEESLKKRLDTARKEIEYGMVPGNFHITIVNDNLDKAYSELRDFISQNFNHKVEGLYVGVTESQISSLRTTSIQRNVSTWHKTS
- the LOC121730217 gene encoding guanylate kinase isoform X3; its protein translation is MVQKGPRPLVLCGPSGSGKSTLLKRLLNEFPDKFGFSVSHTTRNPRPGEKDGVHYHFTNSNDMQAAIENGEFIETATFSGNMYGTSKKAVEEVCRIGKTCILDIEIEGVKQIKRTDLNPLLVFVMPPSIEELERRLRMRNTETEESLKKRLDTARKEIEYGMVPGNFHITIVNDNLDKAYSELRDFISQNFNHKVEACI
- the LOC121730217 gene encoding guanylate kinase isoform X2 — translated: MVQKGPRPLVLCGPSGSGKSTLLKRLLNEFPDKFGFSVSHTTRNPRPGEKDGVHYHFTNSNDMQAAIENGEFIETATFSGNMYGTSKKAVEEVCRIGKTCILDIEIEGVKQIKRTDLNPLLVFVMPPSIEELERRLRMRNTETEESLKKRLDTARKEIEYGMVPGNFHITIVNDNLDKAYSELRDFISQNFNHKVEEQNSTQDK